The following nucleotide sequence is from Melioribacteraceae bacterium 4301-Me.
ATTCTTCCTTTTTTTAGGTTTTTGATGTTACTTCTGTAAGAGCATCTTCATTGTTTTTGTTGTTTTGTCTGTTATTAACTGATAGAAGTATATTCCGCTGGAAAGATTACCGGCATTGAATTCTACTGAATGTTTGCCGGCAATGAAATAATCACTTACTATTTTTTTGACTTCTCTGCCAAGAATATCAAACACTTTGATAACCACGTAAGAATACTCGGGTAATGAAAAAGATGTTGTGGTAGACGGATTAAATGGATTTGGATAATTCTGTGATAAATAAAAATTATTAGGTATTTCTGATTCATCTTCTACACTAACGAGAGTGAAAGAAGTATCCCCATAAACTATTCCATCAATAACACATCCTTGTAAATTATCAATAACAGTTCTATCATAATTCTGGCTGCTAAATTTCCCGAATTTTTCTGTCCAATACTCTTCTATGTACACCAACCTATTATTACGAGTTAACATTTTTACGGTGGTTTGTTCTCCGAATACGTTGGCTACAAATGTATCTTTTATTACATATACCGTGTTATCTCTTATTGTCCATTTATCACCAATTATAGCATTTTTTTATAATAGTGAATTTTCCCTTCCTCGAGTATAACACGGTATATAATTCATTTATAAAATAACTAACTTTACAAATGGATATATGCAACGAAAAAAGTTGTAAACACCGCCCCGGGAATGGAGGTTTCCGAAATGTGTTGTTATAGCAAATTAATAATGTAAAATGTATATCGTTATTAGATTTCATGTAAAATTCCAACTGGAGAATAGAAATTGGACTAACTTCCCTTCAAGTTGAGATAGCCAATCCGTCAAATCCGGAAGCTGCACAAAAGCTTAAATTTCTGGTGGATTCTGGTGCTATTTAATCTATCGTACCGTCAAGTATCTTAGAACAACTCAGCATTAACCCACTTACCGACCAAGCATTTAGGCTGGCTAACGGATGAAAAATTACAAACAAAAAAGGACTTACACTTGGAATTGGTCTAAATTATAGGTTAACAAATTATGTGATTTTTACTTTTGATTATGCTTATGAAGATTACGGACGCTTAACCGAAGTCCATTTTTTCTCGGCGGGAATTAAATTTTAGCTTCTAAAAACCTTCGAGGTTAGCTTACCTTATATCGATGCATAACCTCGAAGGTTGCAGATCCTACTTGACAAGTTGCATCTTACTTATGAAAGTTTTATTTCCCGCTGTAAGTTTGTAAATATATGTTCCACTTGATATTTTACTACCGTCAAATCTTACAGTGTAATTTCCCTTCTCTTTATAATCATTCACAAGTTCTGCCACTTCATTGCCTAGTATGTCATAAATTTTCAATGTAACAAATGATTTCTCCGGTATGCTGAATGAAATATTTGTCGTTGGGTTAAAAGGGTTTGGATAATTACCGATTAATTCAAAATTGTAAGAGGGCTCTTCATAAATAGTTGCGGTAGAATTATCATTTGAAATAATTAACGGCGGCACATTCATCTGACCTGTTGTTTCGACCTGGTTGCTTGGGACAGATTCTTTAACTGTGTTGTCTACTGCCGTAACATAATATATTACAGATTTTTCCCAAATTGGTTTTGTGTAGTCAACCCAGGTATCGACATATGTGTTGTTGGGGTGGGAAACAGTTGCAGCATAATAAAAAGGAGAATTATCATAGCTGCGGTAAACCTTATAAGAATAAATATCTGGCTCGGTGTTCAAATCCCATTGAAGTGTAGGATGATTATTAACCGGAGTAATAAGATGAAGATTTCTTACTTCCGCCGGGGCACCACCTGCAACATTCACCGCATCCCAGGCATCAATCCTTCCATATCCTAAATATCTATTCCATCCGTTTGAGTCATAGCTATACTGACCTATTCTATCCGAGGTTCTTTGTAATATATTATAGATTTCGTTAGGAGTAAGTGAATTATCTACAGAAAGCATTAATCCAACCAGGGCACTTACAAACGGTGCCGAAATTGATGTACCGGCCCAAATGTGTACTGTGCCTGTAGTTCCATCTGGATTAAGTGCACGATAATTTGTTCCCGGGGCGGAGAAATCGATGAATGAATTGGTAGGGTCATTTATAGGATCTGTTCCAGGGCTATAATTAAATCCGTCAATAAATTGTTCAACACCATTACTCAACTGAGTCCCACTCACTGCAATTACTTGACCGTTTGTTCCAAAATTATACGCGGCAGGGTATCTTAATCCAGGTATAGTCCATTCATTATTTCCTGCGGATGCAACACAGACTATGCCACTTTGTAGGGCGTAGCTAATTGCATCCTCAAGTTGATTATAATAACCTGAAACCCAGCTAAAGTTAATGACATCCGCACCTCTATTATTAACCAAATCATATACAGATGCTACTGCACTAGAGGAACCCCAACGATTATCTAACAACAAAGAACAATTCCATCCTAAACTTGCAATATCTAAATTATTATTTGTCATTGCACCAGCAACTCCAGCTGTTATTATTCCATGTCCACCATAGTTACCGTTCAAATTATCCCAAACTACTTTACTAACCAAATCCTCATGAAGCTCATTTACGCCTCCAAATAAGTCATTTATCGCAATTCTTATGTTTGATGATCCAGTAGTCAAATCCCAAGCTTGTTCAGCTTTTATTGCATGGAACGACCATAAATAATCACCGTTATATTCTGGATCATTTGGTGTTAATGTTGTGTAAGTTATAATTGGACCTTCTGCATACAAAACACGTGGAAATGATTTTAAATAATTAACAACCGAATCGATGGGAACAGGTTTCGAAAAGTCGATTTTATAAATCTGCGATAAATCGACTACCCTTGCTATTTGT
It contains:
- a CDS encoding S8 family serine peptidase produces the protein IMKLVIKYLFLLSFISSITFAQLTMVTEPNMNSEAPLYKNEKGELYSTIITFKYGNKLANISKGSSEVQENDILVSEFRNFLNRLKNQYGEFSLLKAVPDAIWGDTLKTNKRTKQIARVVDLSQIYKIDFSKPVPIDSVVNYLKSFPRVLYAEGPIITYTTLTPNDPEYNGDYLWSFHAIKAEQAWDLTTGSSNIRIAINDLFGGVNELHEDLVSKVVWDNLNGNYGGHGIITAGVAGAMTNNNLDIASLGWNCSLLLDNRWGSSSAVASVYDLVNNRGADVINFSWVSGYYNQLEDAISYALQSGIVCVASAGNNEWTIPGLRYPAAYNFGTNGQVIAVSGTQLSNGVEQFIDGFNYSPGTDPINDPTNSFIDFSAPGTNYRALNPDGTTGTVHIWAGTSISAPFVSALVGLMLSVDNSLTPNEIYNILQRTSDRIGQYSYDSNGWNRYLGYGRIDAWDAVNVAGGAPAEVRNLHLITPVNNHPTLQWDLNTEPDIYSYKVYRSYDNSPFYYAATVSHPNNTYVDTWVDYTKPIWEKSVIYYVTAVDNTVKESVPSNQVETTGQMNVPPLIISNDNSTATIYEEPSYNFELIGNYPNPFNPTTNISFSIPEKSFVTLKIYDILGNEVAELVNDYKEKGNYTVRFDGSKISSGTYIYKLTAGNKTFISKMQLVK
- a CDS encoding T9SS type A sorting domain-containing protein — encoded protein: MYIEEYWTEKFGKFSSQNYDRTVIDNLQGCVIDGIVYGDTSFTLVSVEDESEIPNNFYLSQNYPNPFNPSTTTSFSLPEYSYVVIKVFDILGREVKKIVSDYFIAGKHSVEFNAGNLSSGIYFYQLITDKTTKTMKMLLQK